One window of Saccharicrinis carchari genomic DNA carries:
- a CDS encoding inorganic pyrophosphatase, translating into MADDFSTNILMDPIGRLMGFRYKSHPWHGIHIGKDAPEIVTTFIEVVPTDTIKYEIDKETGYLKIDRPQKYSNVVPALYGFIPQTFCGSRIGQFCTEKSGRDAVEGDGDPLDICVLTEKEVPHGDIIAHARPIGGFRMIDGNQADDKIIAVLKGDIVYGNMKDISELPQLVINRLKHYFLTYKDMPGFDADCEITHIYDAEEAKEIIKLSALDYDSRFDSLRNALSNY; encoded by the coding sequence ATGGCAGATGATTTTTCAACCAATATTTTAATGGATCCCATAGGTCGTTTGATGGGATTTCGATATAAATCGCACCCGTGGCACGGCATTCACATTGGCAAGGACGCTCCTGAAATAGTAACAACCTTTATTGAGGTGGTACCAACAGATACCATTAAATACGAGATAGACAAGGAAACGGGTTATTTAAAAATTGATCGTCCTCAGAAATACTCTAACGTAGTGCCCGCGTTGTATGGTTTTATACCACAAACATTTTGCGGATCCCGCATAGGCCAGTTCTGTACTGAAAAATCAGGACGCGATGCAGTTGAAGGCGATGGCGATCCGCTGGATATTTGCGTGCTGACAGAAAAAGAAGTGCCCCATGGCGACATCATTGCCCACGCCCGGCCCATTGGTGGGTTTAGGATGATAGACGGCAATCAGGCCGACGACAAAATAATAGCCGTCCTCAAAGGCGACATTGTGTATGGCAATATGAAAGATATTTCTGAGCTGCCCCAATTGGTTATAAACAGACTAAAGCACTACTTTTTAACCTATAAAGACATGCCCGGTTTTGATGCCGATTGCGAAATAACGCATATCTACGACGCCGAAGAAGCCAAAGAGATAATTAAACTATCGGCATTGGATTATGATTCACGTTTCGACTCCTTACGGAATGCACTATCTAATTATTAG
- a CDS encoding DUF4395 domain-containing protein, with protein MMKDILCPVSPERFSDNIPRLIGLFVVVLLISYVITHMWFIPAFLLLDFYMRGFGKSKYSLLLKLALTANNQLRLKGELIDKAPKIFAARLGFVFTFLILALHLFGFTLVSNSLAIVLVVFAALECVANFCVGCVVFTYFVKPYVRG; from the coding sequence ATGATGAAAGATATCCTTTGCCCAGTATCTCCAGAACGATTTAGTGATAACATACCTCGACTAATTGGCTTGTTTGTTGTTGTCCTACTCATTAGCTATGTAATTACCCATATGTGGTTCATTCCTGCATTTTTGTTACTCGATTTTTACATGCGGGGATTTGGCAAGAGCAAATACAGTCTGCTATTAAAATTGGCACTTACCGCCAACAATCAACTCCGGCTTAAAGGTGAACTTATAGACAAAGCACCCAAAATTTTTGCTGCCCGACTGGGTTTTGTTTTTACTTTTTTGATTTTAGCACTTCACTTATTTGGCTTTACTCTTGTATCCAACAGCCTGGCCATAGTGCTAGTAGTTTTTGCCGCTTTGGAATGTGTGGCTAACTTTTGTGTGGGCTGCGTGGTATTCACCTACTTTGTTAAGCCTTATGTACGGGGGTAA
- a CDS encoding Fur family transcriptional regulator, whose translation MKAVDSVPPKVFCEPHSYSAEVQRVSKMLREKGIRITQNRLQLLDVFIGARHPINQKEIEDRLREIPDRVTLYRNLRFFVKHNIIHKIEVNDSLTTYSLNRIHVDANHTSEHLHFYCNICNKVVCMPQYSIKKYDLPEGFRQQSSKLIVNGTCDVCNGIERK comes from the coding sequence ATGAAAGCAGTTGACAGCGTACCGCCAAAAGTCTTTTGCGAGCCCCATAGCTACTCTGCAGAGGTGCAAAGGGTATCTAAAATGCTAAGGGAAAAAGGAATTCGGATTACCCAAAACAGGCTTCAGTTATTGGATGTTTTTATTGGTGCAAGGCACCCCATAAACCAAAAAGAAATTGAAGACAGGTTGAGGGAGATACCCGACAGGGTCACTTTATATCGAAACCTCAGGTTCTTCGTTAAGCATAACATTATTCATAAAATTGAGGTAAATGACTCGCTTACAACCTATAGTTTAAACAGGATACATGTGGATGCAAACCACACATCGGAGCACCTTCATTTCTATTGTAATATTTGCAATAAGGTGGTTTGTATGCCTCAGTATAGTATAAAAAAATATGATTTACCTGAGGGCTTCAGGCAACAAAGCAGTAAACTTATTGTTAACGGAACTTGCGATGTGTGCAATGGAATTGAACGGAAATAA
- a CDS encoding metal ABC transporter solute-binding protein, Zn/Mn family, which yields MKKKIAAVLFGIAAIAIGSCKPQPSGSTSISVSIQPQKYLVQQLLGEDVAVNVLIPKGSSPATYAPSPVQMKELGESEVYLRIGHIGFEQAWTERIAEINPDLKIVDTSIGISYINGEDYVHGDHVHKGGIDPHVWTSPKSMLTVLANTRQALLSIFPEKREEILKRSTAIEQKVKTLDNEFKTKCESLTNKSFYIFHPAYTYLARDYGLEQISIEHKGNEPSAQWLRKLIDKAREQNIKAIFIQEEFDKRNAEILAAELNIPTVQVNPLSVDWENEMRQTLLKLEKALR from the coding sequence ATGAAGAAAAAAATTGCCGCTGTTTTATTCGGTATAGCAGCAATTGCCATAGGCAGTTGCAAACCTCAGCCATCAGGCTCAACATCTATTTCAGTAAGTATTCAGCCTCAAAAATACCTGGTGCAACAACTATTGGGTGAGGATGTAGCTGTTAATGTGCTGATTCCCAAAGGGAGTAGTCCGGCCACTTATGCGCCAAGTCCTGTACAAATGAAAGAGCTTGGCGAGTCGGAAGTATATTTGCGCATTGGACATATTGGTTTTGAGCAAGCATGGACAGAGCGTATCGCAGAAATAAATCCCGATTTAAAAATTGTAGATACGTCAATAGGTATTTCCTACATCAATGGCGAAGACTATGTGCATGGCGACCATGTTCATAAGGGAGGCATTGATCCGCATGTTTGGACTTCGCCTAAAAGCATGCTCACGGTACTAGCAAATACCCGGCAGGCATTGCTCAGCATTTTTCCCGAAAAAAGAGAGGAAATATTAAAACGTAGTACGGCAATAGAGCAAAAAGTAAAGACATTGGATAATGAATTTAAAACTAAATGTGAATCATTAACCAATAAGAGTTTTTACATATTTCACCCTGCCTATACCTACCTGGCTCGGGATTATGGTTTGGAACAGATATCTATTGAACATAAAGGTAACGAACCCAGCGCTCAATGGCTGCGTAAACTGATTGACAAAGCAAGGGAGCAAAACATCAAAGCCATTTTTATACAAGAAGAGTTTGATAAAAGAAATGCTGAAATATTGGCAGCAGAATTAAATATACCTACGGTGCAGGTCAACCCGCTGAGCGTAGACTGGGAAAACGAGATGAGGCAAACATTGCTAAAATTAGAGAAAGCACTACGCTAA
- a CDS encoding metal ABC transporter ATP-binding protein — MEPIIKLSDVYAGYTPNKAVLKQVSLDVYPNDFIGIIGPNGGGKSTLLKVILGLLQPFSGTIEYYNQQDYTKVNLGYLPQLNNNDKSFPIKVIDVVLSGLMGKKGMIKSYTSSEKEQARQLLSFVKLDNYANSAIGALSGGQMQRVYLCRAIINSPKVLILDEPNNFVDKQFETELYDLLKELNKKMAILLVSHDVGIISAFIKTIACVNETLHYHKTNKISEEMLKTYHCPIELIAHGHVPHRVLHNH, encoded by the coding sequence ATGGAACCCATTATTAAATTATCCGATGTTTATGCCGGCTACACGCCTAATAAAGCGGTGTTGAAACAGGTGAGCCTGGATGTTTATCCGAACGATTTTATTGGTATTATAGGCCCTAACGGTGGTGGCAAGTCAACGCTGTTGAAAGTTATACTGGGCTTGCTGCAACCTTTTTCGGGCACTATCGAATACTATAACCAACAGGATTATACAAAGGTTAATTTGGGCTATCTGCCCCAATTAAACAACAACGATAAGTCCTTCCCCATAAAAGTTATCGATGTAGTTTTATCCGGTCTGATGGGTAAAAAGGGAATGATAAAATCTTACACAAGCAGTGAAAAGGAACAGGCACGGCAGCTATTAAGTTTTGTTAAGTTAGATAACTATGCCAACAGTGCCATCGGAGCCTTGTCCGGCGGACAAATGCAACGTGTGTATCTTTGCAGAGCCATCATTAACAGCCCGAAGGTATTGATATTGGATGAGCCCAATAACTTTGTGGACAAGCAGTTTGAGACAGAACTGTACGACTTGCTTAAAGAGCTGAATAAAAAAATGGCCATACTATTGGTGTCGCACGATGTGGGGATTATATCGGCATTTATTAAAACCATCGCCTGCGTTAACGAGACTTTGCACTATCACAAAACAAATAAAATCTCGGAGGAAATGCTAAAGACTTATCATTGTCCCATCGAGTTGATTGCGCATGGCCATGTGCCTCACAGGGTTTTACACAATCATTAA
- a CDS encoding metal ABC transporter permease, which produces MHDLLSIFQYSFFINAIAAGFLTSILAGIAGTYIVSRKIVFISGGITHASFGGIGMAFFLGLNPFLGAAVFAVLSALGIEWATSKANVREDSAIAILWSLGMAIGIIFVFLTPGYAPNLMSFLFGNILTVTHADLSYMLVLAIIVSICITLFYRPVLYTAFDPEFAQTTGLKTQLIKYAVTVVVALTIVFSIRIAGIILVLSLFTIPQSIAGIFTHDFKAMIFYSIGFGFVGIMVGLVGSYYYNLPSGAIIIFTLVLIWALIKGFSKIISPLLFSEKGEAL; this is translated from the coding sequence ATGCACGACTTACTGAGCATATTTCAATATTCCTTTTTTATCAATGCCATTGCGGCAGGTTTCCTTACCAGTATTTTGGCGGGAATAGCCGGTACTTACATTGTATCGCGTAAAATAGTTTTTATCAGCGGCGGTATCACCCACGCATCCTTCGGCGGTATTGGTATGGCCTTTTTTTTGGGTTTGAATCCATTTTTGGGTGCGGCCGTTTTTGCCGTATTATCTGCCCTGGGCATAGAGTGGGCCACCAGTAAAGCCAATGTGCGCGAAGATAGTGCCATAGCCATCCTTTGGTCGCTGGGCATGGCTATAGGTATCATTTTTGTGTTTTTAACGCCGGGTTACGCACCCAACCTGATGAGTTTTTTATTTGGTAATATTCTTACCGTTACCCACGCCGATCTTAGTTATATGTTGGTATTAGCCATCATTGTAAGTATTTGTATTACTTTGTTTTACCGCCCGGTGCTTTATACGGCATTTGATCCGGAATTTGCCCAAACCACAGGACTAAAAACCCAGCTGATCAAATACGCTGTAACCGTTGTGGTGGCGCTCACCATAGTTTTTAGTATCCGCATTGCCGGTATTATATTGGTGTTGTCGCTATTCACCATCCCTCAATCGATAGCCGGTATTTTTACCCACGATTTTAAAGCCATGATATTTTATTCTATCGGATTTGGTTTTGTGGGTATCATGGTAGGTTTAGTAGGTTCTTATTACTATAACTTGCCATCAGGTGCCATCATTATATTTACTTTGGTGTTGATTTGGGCTTTGATAAAGGGTTTTTCAAAAATTATAAGCCCCCTTCTATTTTCCGAAAAGGGGGAGGCTTTGTAG
- a CDS encoding 2-C-methyl-D-erythritol 4-phosphate cytidylyltransferase, whose product MKKSVIVVAGGSGSRMQSDLPKQFIKWCGKPILMHTIQQLVEFDRHMEIILVLPKNQVELWDELCEAYNFTVEHTLTYGGATRFESVKNGLEKVSEDCLVGVHDGVRPLVSAQTLKNCFDTAAKYGSAIPVIDAIESIRELGDFGSRAVARANYKMVQTPQVFFSSKLKEAYHQTYRDFFTDDASVYEAAGNTVSLAKGNRENIKITTPMDLLVGEALKHPSLPSRRE is encoded by the coding sequence ATGAAAAAATCAGTTATCGTAGTAGCCGGTGGCAGCGGCTCGCGCATGCAAAGCGATTTGCCCAAGCAATTTATTAAATGGTGCGGAAAACCCATCCTGATGCACACCATTCAACAGTTGGTGGAATTCGACAGGCACATGGAAATCATCCTGGTATTACCCAAAAACCAGGTGGAGCTGTGGGATGAGCTGTGCGAAGCATATAATTTTACCGTGGAACACACATTGACTTATGGTGGGGCTACCCGTTTTGAGAGCGTGAAAAATGGCTTGGAGAAAGTTTCAGAGGACTGCCTGGTGGGTGTTCACGACGGGGTGCGTCCTCTGGTTTCGGCGCAGACACTGAAAAACTGTTTTGATACGGCGGCAAAGTACGGCAGCGCCATTCCGGTTATCGATGCCATTGAATCGATCCGTGAGCTAGGCGATTTTGGCAGCAGGGCAGTGGCGCGGGCCAACTACAAAATGGTGCAGACGCCGCAAGTGTTTTTTTCATCAAAGTTAAAAGAGGCCTACCACCAGACCTATCGCGATTTTTTTACCGATGATGCCAGCGTGTACGAAGCCGCCGGAAATACCGTAAGCCTTGCGAAGGGAAACCGCGAAAATATAAAAATAACCACCCCAATGGATTTATTGGTGGGTGAAGCACTTAAACACCCCTCCTTACCTTCGCGAAGGGAATAA
- a CDS encoding DUF2461 domain-containing protein yields the protein MIPKEIFDFLVELSVNNNRDWFNNNKPKYQSAKEAFEQYIDQLIATLHGIDRSIGHPDAKDCTFRIFRDVRFAKNKQPYKNNFGAYIAHGGRKSPYAGYYFHMEPDNSFVGGGLYNPEPQILRSVREHIIKNADEYRQIIDNKKFKSIFNEIHGEKLKTAPKGFDKNDANIELIRYKSYAAITPLSDEQIRAKNIDKKIIDIFTVLKPLNDFINRGVKKALV from the coding sequence ATGATACCCAAGGAGATATTTGATTTTTTGGTTGAGCTCAGCGTAAACAACAACCGGGATTGGTTTAACAACAATAAGCCAAAATACCAATCGGCAAAAGAGGCCTTTGAGCAGTATATCGATCAACTGATTGCCACCTTGCACGGCATCGACCGGAGTATAGGACACCCGGATGCCAAGGATTGTACTTTTCGTATTTTTAGGGATGTGAGGTTTGCTAAGAACAAACAGCCGTATAAAAATAATTTTGGGGCCTACATTGCCCATGGCGGTCGAAAAAGTCCGTATGCAGGATATTACTTTCATATGGAACCGGATAATAGTTTTGTTGGCGGTGGTCTTTATAATCCTGAGCCGCAAATATTAAGGTCGGTTCGCGAACATATCATCAAAAATGCCGATGAGTACAGGCAGATTATCGATAATAAGAAGTTTAAATCGATTTTTAACGAGATACATGGTGAGAAACTAAAAACGGCACCTAAAGGCTTCGATAAAAACGATGCCAATATCGAACTCATCAGATACAAATCCTACGCCGCCATCACCCCACTTAGCGATGAACAAATAAGGGCAAAAAACATCGACAAAAAGATCATAGATATATTCACAGTCCTGAAGCCGCTCAACGATTTTATCAATAGAGGCGTTAAAAAGGCATTGGTGTAA
- a CDS encoding HdeD family acid-resistance protein, with protein sequence MAKFFFKPFFEAVKLWYVPLLVGLFFVGLGIVAFTWPLGSYAVLAMVFSFSFLLSGISEIIFSVANKNNMENWGWYLAFGIITFILGFLLLADPGASMTVLAFYIGFTILFRSISSISFAMDVKRHGSRQWGWLLVLGILGALFSIILLVNPLLAGMTVTFWIGFMLLFSGLFSIYFSFQLKKLHRHTKNISAELKDRWIVLQKEIHDSCR encoded by the coding sequence ATGGCTAAATTTTTTTTCAAACCATTTTTTGAAGCAGTAAAACTTTGGTATGTCCCTCTTTTGGTTGGGCTTTTTTTTGTAGGGTTGGGCATTGTGGCCTTTACATGGCCCTTGGGTTCGTACGCCGTACTTGCTATGGTATTCAGCTTTAGCTTTTTGCTTTCTGGTATCTCGGAAATCATATTTTCTGTTGCAAATAAAAACAATATGGAGAACTGGGGGTGGTACCTGGCCTTTGGTATAATAACTTTTATTTTGGGTTTTTTACTTTTAGCCGATCCCGGCGCCTCCATGACCGTGTTGGCGTTTTATATAGGTTTTACCATATTGTTCCGCTCTATTTCGTCCATCAGCTTTGCTATGGATGTTAAAAGGCATGGCAGTCGCCAGTGGGGATGGTTATTGGTTCTGGGTATCCTGGGAGCACTATTTTCCATTATCCTATTGGTGAATCCTTTATTGGCAGGAATGACGGTTACATTTTGGATAGGATTTATGCTTTTATTTAGTGGCCTGTTCAGTATCTACTTTTCATTTCAACTTAAAAAACTGCACCGTCACACCAAAAATATAAGCGCAGAGTTAAAGGATCGGTGGATTGTACTTCAAAAGGAAATTCACGATAGCTGCCGCTAA
- a CDS encoding 4Fe-4S binding protein, with amino-acid sequence MPYSKLKKTRVLAALLFFSLTLFSFIDIYELLPEPVTSNILFLQFVPSLIKFTQVVSFATIGFIIVILLTVLLGRIYCSAICPLGILQDMFTHIARKRSKKRLFLKFKKPYPHVRYSLLALALISFLAGTSLLVNLLDPYSNAGRIFTYNIKPGVVWINNGIAGLLQGQKIYTLHLIELASTPWAITLYTVLFFVGIAYLSYKRGRLFCNLICPVGTLLGIISKKAMFKVQISSDKCTKCCNCVSVCKSECIDLKTHQIDYSRCVACYDCLPVCNDDAIRYALAQSNNNKTEPPTSEKKLNRRGAIATMLTITASSTILAQHGQGHGQGYGRRRGGFGNRPPFKLALREHPVTPPGSKSLERFNNLCTACGLCVSACPTHVLQPALTEYGLIGFMQPHMDYAHAGFCNFDCTRCSDICPTGAIMPLPIEEKKLTQLGKAVFVKRNCVVHRDGTDCGACSEHCPTKAVVMVPYRNGLVIPEVNQDLCIGCGACEYPCPVDYPHKAIYIESNPVHLMAQKPPEVQSEHRALEEDFPF; translated from the coding sequence ATGCCTTATTCTAAACTAAAAAAAACAAGGGTGCTTGCAGCGCTCTTGTTTTTTTCGCTTACGCTATTTTCGTTTATCGATATTTATGAATTGTTGCCCGAACCGGTAACATCTAACATACTATTTCTGCAGTTTGTTCCGTCACTCATAAAGTTTACACAAGTGGTTTCCTTCGCCACAATTGGTTTTATTATAGTTATCCTGTTAACGGTTTTGCTGGGTCGTATTTATTGCTCGGCCATATGCCCTCTCGGAATACTGCAAGATATGTTTACTCATATAGCCCGTAAAAGAAGCAAGAAGAGGCTATTCTTAAAATTCAAAAAGCCCTATCCTCATGTACGATACAGCCTGCTTGCTCTTGCTCTAATAAGCTTTTTGGCCGGCACTTCGCTCCTTGTTAATCTTTTAGATCCGTACAGTAATGCAGGCCGTATATTCACCTATAACATAAAACCAGGTGTTGTGTGGATTAATAATGGCATTGCAGGTCTGCTTCAGGGGCAAAAAATTTATACGCTTCATTTAATAGAATTGGCAAGCACGCCTTGGGCAATAACGCTTTACACGGTGTTATTTTTTGTGGGGATAGCCTATCTTTCGTACAAACGCGGCCGCCTTTTTTGCAACTTGATTTGCCCGGTAGGCACTTTATTGGGAATCATCTCTAAAAAGGCGATGTTTAAAGTTCAGATATCAAGCGATAAATGCACCAAGTGCTGCAATTGCGTTAGTGTGTGCAAGAGCGAGTGCATCGATTTAAAAACCCATCAAATTGATTATTCGCGTTGTGTGGCCTGTTACGATTGCCTGCCCGTTTGTAACGACGATGCTATTCGCTATGCCTTAGCCCAATCTAACAACAACAAAACGGAACCTCCTACGAGCGAAAAAAAACTGAACAGGAGAGGAGCCATCGCTACTATGCTAACCATAACAGCGAGTTCAACTATTTTGGCTCAGCATGGACAAGGTCACGGTCAGGGCTATGGCAGAAGGCGTGGCGGCTTTGGAAATCGTCCACCCTTTAAACTTGCACTGCGAGAACATCCGGTAACACCGCCGGGGTCCAAAAGTCTGGAACGCTTTAACAACCTGTGTACTGCTTGTGGCCTTTGTGTTTCGGCCTGCCCTACCCATGTGTTGCAGCCCGCACTAACGGAGTATGGATTGATTGGTTTTATGCAGCCCCATATGGACTATGCCCATGCAGGATTTTGTAATTTTGATTGTACACGATGTAGCGATATATGTCCCACCGGAGCCATCATGCCACTACCTATAGAAGAAAAAAAGCTTACCCAACTGGGCAAAGCGGTATTTGTAAAAAGAAACTGTGTGGTGCATCGGGATGGAACCGATTGTGGTGCGTGCTCAGAACACTGCCCCACCAAAGCGGTAGTTATGGTTCCTTATCGCAACGGACTGGTTATACCCGAGGTAAATCAGGATTTGTGTATCGGTTGCGGTGCCTGTGAATACCCTTGCCCCGTGGATTATCCGCACAAAGCCATTTATATTGAAAGTAACCCGGTACACCTAATGGCACAAAAGCCGCCAGAAGTGCAAAGTGAGCACCGCGCGCTGGAAGAGGATTTCCCGTTCTAA
- a CDS encoding DUF362 domain-containing protein has protein sequence MMERRDFLRTGIGLGLLTGAGSWFGGLDSLMAENTKSKTDLVAVRGGEPELMFDKAMEALGGMGKFVAKGQSVLVKPNIGWDAAPDRAANTNPLLVGHIVKRCLEAGASVVNVFDNTCNKWDRCYSNSQIEKHVKNAGGKMVPGNTESYYKEVNIANGKSLKSTKVHHLIQSSDVFINVPVLKHHASTKLSLGMKNLMGIVWDRKFFHSNNLHQCIADIVLHRKPDLTIIDGYNMMTKNGPRGVSTADVVNLKALIASTDIVATDAAAAKMFGIEPEEVGHINMAHAMGIGNKNLSELNIHRIKI, from the coding sequence ATGATGGAACGCAGAGATTTTTTAAGGACAGGGATTGGGTTAGGTTTGTTAACCGGAGCCGGAAGCTGGTTTGGGGGCTTGGATTCCCTAATGGCCGAAAACACCAAATCAAAAACGGATTTGGTGGCTGTTAGAGGTGGTGAGCCTGAGCTAATGTTTGATAAAGCCATGGAGGCTTTAGGCGGTATGGGAAAATTTGTGGCTAAAGGCCAGTCGGTACTGGTAAAACCCAATATTGGTTGGGATGCTGCTCCGGATAGAGCGGCCAATACCAATCCGCTATTGGTAGGCCATATTGTAAAACGCTGTTTAGAAGCCGGAGCTTCGGTTGTAAACGTGTTCGACAATACTTGCAACAAGTGGGATCGCTGCTACAGTAACAGCCAAATAGAAAAACACGTTAAAAATGCAGGTGGCAAAATGGTTCCCGGTAATACCGAGAGCTATTATAAAGAGGTGAATATTGCCAATGGCAAAAGCCTTAAGAGCACAAAAGTGCACCATTTAATACAAAGTTCTGATGTGTTTATCAATGTACCCGTGCTCAAACATCACGCATCCACCAAACTGTCGTTGGGCATGAAAAACCTGATGGGTATAGTTTGGGATCGCAAGTTTTTTCATAGCAACAACTTGCACCAATGTATTGCCGACATCGTATTACATCGCAAGCCCGACCTTACCATTATTGATGGCTATAACATGATGACAAAAAACGGTCCTCGCGGAGTATCTACAGCCGATGTGGTCAACTTAAAAGCACTGATTGCCTCAACCGATATTGTAGCCACCGATGCTGCCGCCGCAAAAATGTTTGGTATTGAACCCGAAGAGGTAGGTCACATAAATATGGCCCATGCCATGGGCATCGGTAATAAAAATTTGAGCGAACTAAATATACACCGTATTAAAATATAA
- a CDS encoding ComF family protein, whose protein sequence is MRCTKNLPRSYFHLADDNPLNKLFWGRVDIEKVVSFLLYTSGSHVKEILHALKYGNRKELGYELGKLYAKELSDINYFGQIDFLVPVPLHPKKKSKRGYNQSEWIAKGLAEHLPGKVMVDNLYKKLHTTSQTNKGRYSRWENIAQSFDIRDTGIFKNKKVLLVDDVLTTGATIEACAGNLAAIEGITIYVATLAYACD, encoded by the coding sequence ATGCGCTGCACAAAAAACCTACCGCGTTCCTATTTTCATTTGGCGGATGATAACCCTTTGAACAAGCTTTTTTGGGGAAGGGTGGATATTGAGAAAGTAGTTTCGTTTTTACTTTACACCAGTGGAAGTCACGTAAAAGAGATATTGCACGCTCTAAAATATGGCAACCGGAAGGAACTGGGGTACGAGTTGGGAAAGTTGTATGCAAAAGAGCTGAGCGACATAAATTATTTCGGTCAGATTGATTTTTTGGTGCCGGTGCCTTTGCATCCTAAAAAAAAGAGCAAGCGCGGATACAACCAAAGCGAATGGATTGCAAAAGGCTTGGCTGAGCACCTGCCCGGGAAGGTGATGGTGGATAATTTGTATAAAAAATTGCATACCACCAGCCAAACCAATAAAGGGCGCTATAGCCGTTGGGAAAATATAGCCCAAAGCTTTGATATTCGGGATACCGGTATATTTAAAAATAAAAAAGTGCTATTGGTGGATGACGTACTTACCACGGGAGCCACCATCGAAGCTTGTGCCGGTAATTTGGCGGCCATCGAAGGAATTACCATTTATGTGGCTACACTGGCTTATGCCTGCGATTAA
- a CDS encoding porin family protein yields MKKLLLILTLGLFLFDSYAQEFKAGAIAGAAFSQVEGDTYTGFNRIGLAGGLYVSRSFSELWEGQLEIVYKQKGSRHTPNESKGDYSLYKLNLNYIEVPLLVKLKVNEISFEAGAAFGTLIHSSEEDENGTITSIYPFEDHELSGIVGVSYKFRPRMLVNLRWSAALTRARKAYGGAFDHQKPVKWLGGKFGQYNHCFSLSLYYEFEGFMGN; encoded by the coding sequence ATGAAAAAATTATTACTTATACTAACGCTTGGCTTGTTTCTTTTTGATTCCTATGCTCAGGAGTTTAAGGCGGGAGCCATTGCCGGTGCGGCTTTTAGCCAGGTTGAAGGCGATACATATACCGGGTTTAACAGGATTGGATTGGCAGGTGGTTTGTATGTAAGTCGCTCCTTCTCCGAACTATGGGAGGGTCAGCTCGAAATTGTATACAAACAAAAAGGAAGCCGTCACACCCCCAACGAATCCAAAGGCGATTATTCGCTGTACAAATTAAACCTCAATTATATTGAAGTTCCGCTTTTAGTAAAACTAAAAGTCAACGAAATTAGCTTTGAGGCAGGAGCGGCTTTCGGGACGCTTATCCATTCATCAGAGGAAGATGAAAACGGAACAATAACTTCCATCTACCCTTTTGAAGACCATGAACTATCCGGTATTGTGGGAGTTAGTTATAAATTTCGCCCGCGCATGCTGGTTAATTTGCGATGGAGTGCTGCTTTAACCCGTGCCCGAAAAGCCTATGGTGGTGCCTTTGACCATCAAAAACCAGTGAAATGGTTAGGTGGGAAATTCGGTCAATACAATCACTGTTTCAGCCTATCGCTTTATTATGAATTTGAAGGTTTTATGGGAAATTAG